In Methanothermococcus thermolithotrophicus DSM 2095, one DNA window encodes the following:
- the cdhA gene encoding CO dehydrogenase/acetyl-CoA synthase complex subunit alpha: protein MNIECDINHILSSNIKSKNLKIKGNIKFSEAPVAEEDFEPMGPTPKPKIPTLRKWDFKLLKRYPPFYMPICDMCCLCTFGKCDLSRGKKGACGLNISSQQARIVLIACCIGTACHAGHSRHLIHTLIEKLGKDYPIDMGNNIDVEAPITRTIMGIKPKTLGDLEKVLDYCEEQITHLLSAAHTGQEGSSLDFESKAMHAGMIDDLAREVGDIAQIVGLKMPCGDENAPLIDLGLKTVDKNKPVILCIGHNVVPGAEIMDYIEKKNLEDDIEVCGICCTAIDVSRYNDRAKVIGPLSRQLMFVRSGIADVIVVDEQCIRTDILEEAKKTGSILIATNEKMCLGLEDLSHLSDDEIISTILRNRAGLILDESKVGKIAVELAKIVSEERKDKKYLPELEEVRKLANECTECEWCNRVCPNSFEIKEAMIDAKEGNFDKFIELYEKCYSCGRCESECERNLPIVTMTTKVGDYFFKDLNFKIRAGRGPVQDIEIRRVGAPIVFGDIPGVVALVGCSNHPNGEEEVALIAKEFLERKYIVVTTGCAAMAIGMWKDEDGKTLYEKYPGEFTAGGLVNCGSCLSNCHITGAAIKIASVFAKVPLRGNYEEVADYILNRVGAVGVAWGAMSQKAAAIATGVNRWGIPVIVGPHSTKYRRMYLSDGEDFEVMDKRTKEIMKTDPTPEHLITSAESMKETMVLIPKLCMRPNDGPKGRGMKIYHYVDVYEKYFGCMPPDLEKFVRTEADIPFMIKDKVMKYLKEKGWKPREKIPKEPTLIY, encoded by the coding sequence ATGAATATAGAATGTGATATAAATCATATATTATCATCAAATATTAAATCAAAAAACTTGAAAATAAAAGGAAATATAAAATTTTCGGAAGCTCCAGTGGCAGAGGAGGATTTTGAACCTATGGGACCTACCCCAAAGCCAAAAATACCGACCCTTAGGAAGTGGGATTTCAAACTGTTAAAGAGGTATCCTCCTTTTTACATGCCAATCTGTGATATGTGCTGTCTATGTACCTTTGGAAAGTGTGATTTAAGCAGGGGTAAAAAAGGAGCCTGTGGGTTGAATATTTCATCTCAGCAAGCTAGGATAGTATTGATAGCGTGCTGTATAGGTACGGCATGTCATGCTGGACACAGTAGGCATCTAATACACACGTTGATTGAAAAATTAGGGAAGGATTACCCTATAGATATGGGGAACAATATAGATGTAGAAGCACCAATAACAAGGACGATAATGGGCATTAAGCCAAAAACACTTGGAGATTTAGAAAAGGTTTTAGACTACTGTGAGGAACAAATCACACACTTACTTTCAGCAGCTCACACCGGCCAGGAAGGTAGCAGTTTAGACTTTGAAAGTAAGGCCATGCATGCAGGTATGATCGACGATTTAGCAAGGGAAGTTGGGGACATTGCTCAAATAGTAGGTCTTAAAATGCCTTGTGGGGATGAAAATGCACCATTAATCGATTTAGGACTTAAAACAGTCGATAAGAATAAACCAGTAATTCTGTGCATAGGTCATAACGTCGTTCCTGGCGCAGAGATTATGGATTACATAGAAAAGAAAAACTTAGAAGATGATATAGAAGTCTGTGGTATATGCTGTACTGCCATAGATGTAAGTAGATATAATGACAGGGCCAAAGTTATTGGACCTTTATCAAGGCAGTTGATGTTCGTCAGAAGTGGAATCGCAGATGTAATTGTGGTGGACGAACAGTGTATAAGAACAGATATATTGGAAGAAGCCAAAAAAACTGGATCCATTTTGATAGCAACAAATGAAAAAATGTGTTTGGGATTGGAAGATCTTTCCCACTTAAGTGACGATGAAATTATAAGCACCATATTAAGAAATAGAGCTGGTTTAATACTGGATGAGAGCAAAGTCGGTAAAATAGCAGTTGAACTTGCAAAGATTGTTTCAGAAGAAAGAAAAGATAAAAAATATCTTCCTGAATTGGAAGAAGTTAGAAAACTTGCAAATGAATGTACAGAGTGCGAATGGTGTAACAGAGTATGTCCGAACTCATTTGAAATAAAAGAAGCCATGATAGATGCCAAGGAAGGGAATTTTGACAAATTCATTGAACTATATGAAAAATGCTACAGTTGCGGAAGATGTGAATCAGAGTGTGAAAGAAACCTACCAATCGTAACTATGACCACAAAAGTTGGAGACTATTTCTTCAAAGATCTGAACTTCAAAATTAGAGCTGGAAGAGGTCCAGTACAAGATATTGAAATAAGAAGAGTAGGAGCTCCTATTGTATTCGGAGATATTCCAGGGGTTGTAGCATTGGTAGGTTGTAGCAACCATCCAAATGGGGAAGAGGAGGTAGCTCTTATAGCCAAGGAGTTCCTTGAAAGAAAGTACATAGTTGTCACCACAGGATGTGCCGCAATGGCAATTGGAATGTGGAAGGATGAAGATGGAAAAACACTTTATGAAAAATATCCTGGTGAGTTCACAGCAGGAGGTCTTGTAAATTGTGGAAGCTGTTTAAGTAACTGCCACATAACAGGAGCTGCCATAAAAATAGCCAGTGTATTCGCCAAAGTACCTTTAAGAGGAAACTACGAAGAAGTTGCAGATTATATATTAAACAGAGTTGGAGCGGTTGGTGTTGCATGGGGGGCAATGTCCCAGAAAGCTGCTGCAATTGCCACCGGCGTTAATAGATGGGGTATTCCAGTAATAGTAGGACCACATTCAACCAAGTACAGAAGAATGTACCTAAGTGACGGAGAAGACTTCGAAGTAATGGATAAGAGAACAAAAGAAATAATGAAAACAGATCCTACTCCAGAACATTTAATAACTTCTGCTGAGAGCATGAAAGAAACTATGGTATTAATACCTAAACTATGTATGAGACCTAATGACGGTCCTAAAGGTAGGGGAATGAAGATATATCACTACGTAGATGTCTATGAAAAGTACTTTGGTTGCATGCCACCAGACCTGGAAAAATTCGTCAGAACAGAAGCAGATATTCCATTTATGATAAAGGATAAAGTTATGAAGTATTTAAAAGAAAAAGGATGGAAACCAAGAGAAAAGATACCAAAAGAGCCGACGTTAATCTATTAA
- a CDS encoding 4Fe-4S dicluster domain-containing protein, whose product MNPKIIVLDPSKCSKCDDCINKCKEVHGTSRIKKAGTVPVFCMQCENAPCMEICPVNAIYLKENITIVNEDKCIGCGMCEIACPIGAIFIEDGIAHKCTLCMDTDRITPACVEACKDNALRFICNECLDMVKEERRNKLMKIISDEWREEI is encoded by the coding sequence ATGAATCCAAAGATAATAGTACTTGACCCATCAAAGTGCTCAAAATGTGATGACTGCATTAATAAATGTAAAGAAGTTCATGGCACTAGCAGAATTAAAAAAGCAGGTACTGTTCCAGTGTTTTGCATGCAGTGTGAAAATGCTCCATGTATGGAAATATGCCCCGTAAACGCAATATACTTAAAAGAAAATATTACCATAGTAAACGAGGATAAATGCATTGGCTGTGGGATGTGTGAGATAGCCTGTCCAATTGGGGCGATATTCATTGAAGATGGAATTGCACATAAATGTACTCTATGTATGGATACTGATAGAATCACCCCAGCTTGTGTTGAAGCATGTAAGGATAACGCACTTAGATTTATCTGCAATGAATGTTTAGATATGGTAAAAGAAGAAAGAAGAAATAAGTTAATGAAAATAATAAGTGATGAATGGAGAGAAGAAATATAA
- a CDS encoding carbon monoxide dehydrogenase beta subunit family protein: MLGKTTPYQPTAGTNLNHAELISTKIVAQMIKRSKNPILIVGDKGEGIEHLENLNIKKIHVPKDMNLLDAMKMISKEDYDLALFSGITYYYLAQALTHLKHFSDIVTITIDRYYHPNAKYSFPNMETVEYIEAVKRLVILCNNP; this comes from the coding sequence ATGCTTGGAAAAACTACGCCTTATCAGCCAACTGCAGGAACTAATTTAAATCATGCTGAATTGATAAGTACAAAAATAGTCGCTCAAATGATAAAAAGAAGTAAAAATCCAATATTAATAGTTGGAGATAAAGGGGAAGGGATAGAACATTTAGAAAATCTCAATATAAAAAAAATCCATGTTCCAAAAGATATGAATTTACTCGATGCCATGAAGATGATTTCAAAGGAAGATTATGATTTAGCCCTATTCTCTGGAATTACATACTACTACCTCGCCCAGGCTCTAACACATTTAAAACATTTCTCAGATATTGTAACTATAACAATTGACAGATATTATCACCCAAATGCAAAATATTCATTTCCAAATATGGAAACTGTAGAATATATAGAAGCCGTTAAAAGACTTGTAATACTTTGCAATAATCCCTAA
- a CDS encoding MinD/ParA family protein, translating to MRLGFYNLQGGTGKTTIAGNIAYYLSDKAKTIYVDCDIYAGSGAILFGLENAQHTLNSYLSGNSGLNDSINHYRDLAVIVSDSTPNAFNTDIDQKRLLELIETLNENYDIVILDLPPNITEGNLLFSSLNLEEKVVSKMIVVAEDSIPGIANTLKTIELLYALDIDVVGVIVNKYRDITNFEEVLEDVMAVLPYDEKVELQWVEAVPIIEKKSKFSRELSYLAEDLAEVYIQKDLAALRALKLAKELKEIGLKKVDEEE from the coding sequence ATGAGATTGGGATTCTATAACCTACAGGGCGGTACTGGAAAAACCACTATTGCAGGAAATATCGCATATTACCTCAGTGATAAGGCAAAAACAATTTATGTAGATTGCGATATATACGCAGGTTCTGGAGCGATATTATTTGGTCTTGAAAATGCCCAACACACACTAAATTCTTATTTATCTGGAAATAGTGGGTTAAACGACAGTATTAACCATTATAGGGATTTGGCAGTCATAGTAAGCGATTCAACACCCAATGCATTTAATACAGATATCGATCAGAAGAGGCTTTTAGAATTAATAGAGACGCTAAACGAAAACTACGATATAGTAATACTAGATTTACCACCCAATATCACAGAAGGTAACTTATTATTCTCGTCTTTAAACTTGGAAGAAAAAGTTGTAAGTAAGATGATAGTTGTAGCAGAGGACAGTATTCCTGGAATTGCAAATACTCTTAAAACCATAGAGTTACTCTATGCACTTGATATAGACGTTGTTGGTGTTATTGTAAATAAATACCGAGATATTACAAATTTTGAAGAAGTATTGGAAGATGTTATGGCAGTATTACCATACGATGAAAAAGTTGAACTTCAATGGGTAGAAGCTGTCCCAATTATTGAGAAGAAATCAAAGTTTAGTAGGGAATTAAGTTACTTAGCAGAAGATCTGGCAGAAGTATATATACAGAAAGACTTAGCCGCATTGAGAGCTCTAAAATTAGCAAAAGAATTAAAAGAAATAGGTCTAAAAAAGGTAGATGAAGAAGAATAA
- a CDS encoding 2-oxoacid:acceptor oxidoreductase subunit alpha: MTKVEFMQGNMACVEGAIKAGCRFFGGYPITPSTEIAEGMAKKLPKVGGNYVQMEDEIGSMAAVIGASWAGSKSMTATSGPGFSLMQENIGYAFMTETPCVIVNIQRGGPSTGQPTAASQGDMMQVRWGSHGDYEPIVLVPSSVQEMYDFTIMAFNYSEKYRVPVFLMSDEIVGHMREKVVLHDNFEIINRELPDEKPCKKPYPFDKEVPPMPVFGEGYNIHITGLTHNEYGYPDVSAETHDKLVRRICNKILKNKDDIVKYEGKYLDSETIFVCYGTPSRTVKHTVEVLREEGVDVGYIRLMTVYPFPGELISGLKASKIIVPEMNLGQIHGEVMKYAKCDVVLVDKIGGELHRPEELMKLVKSEN; this comes from the coding sequence ATGACTAAAGTTGAATTTATGCAGGGAAATATGGCCTGTGTTGAAGGAGCCATAAAAGCAGGTTGCAGGTTTTTCGGAGGTTATCCAATAACCCCATCTACAGAAATTGCGGAAGGAATGGCAAAAAAACTTCCAAAAGTGGGAGGTAATTATGTTCAAATGGAGGATGAAATTGGAAGCATGGCCGCAGTTATAGGTGCGAGCTGGGCAGGTTCAAAATCCATGACTGCCACAAGTGGGCCAGGATTTAGTTTGATGCAGGAAAATATAGGCTACGCATTTATGACTGAAACCCCCTGTGTCATAGTTAATATTCAAAGGGGTGGACCTTCAACCGGACAACCTACTGCTGCAAGTCAGGGAGACATGATGCAAGTTAGATGGGGAAGCCATGGTGATTATGAGCCTATCGTCTTGGTACCATCATCAGTCCAAGAGATGTATGACTTTACAATAATGGCTTTTAACTATTCAGAAAAATATAGAGTTCCAGTTTTCTTAATGAGTGATGAAATAGTGGGACACATGAGGGAAAAAGTGGTTTTACATGATAATTTTGAAATAATAAATAGGGAGCTCCCTGATGAAAAGCCATGTAAAAAGCCATATCCTTTTGACAAGGAAGTTCCGCCAATGCCTGTATTTGGGGAAGGTTACAACATTCATATAACTGGATTAACCCACAACGAATATGGTTATCCTGATGTTTCTGCAGAAACGCACGATAAATTAGTTAGAAGAATATGCAACAAGATATTGAAAAATAAAGATGATATTGTAAAGTACGAAGGAAAATACCTTGATAGTGAAACAATATTCGTGTGCTATGGAACTCCTTCAAGAACTGTAAAACACACTGTAGAGGTGCTTAGAGAGGAAGGAGTAGATGTTGGGTACATAAGACTGATGACAGTTTACCCATTCCCTGGAGAACTTATAAGTGGTTTAAAGGCTTCAAAAATAATTGTTCCAGAAATGAACCTAGGTCAGATACATGGGGAAGTTATGAAGTATGCTAAATGTGATGTTGTTTTAGTGGATAAAATTGGAGGGGAATTACATAGGCCAGAGGAGCTAATGAAACTAGTTAAATCTGAAAATTAA
- a CDS encoding FlaD/FlaE family flagellar protein: protein MLSMDSLEKLKECISKLENSEIIKNKKQNDDGYLLSKLDNSVETTVILLKWIQHIVANYGKEQAKKLFPYYCDIKWISEDVLRVILKFLDEVDIKENSELKSIEKVSEMVTIHLLSLYYISFLRGEGIDLDVLCESDLEIKRLRKFAEDMIKKIESSENKK, encoded by the coding sequence ATGCTGTCCATGGATTCACTGGAAAAACTTAAGGAATGTATATCCAAACTAGAAAATTCTGAGATAATTAAAAATAAAAAACAGAATGATGATGGTTATTTATTGTCTAAATTGGATAATTCAGTTGAAACTACGGTTATTCTTTTGAAATGGATACAGCATATTGTTGCGAATTATGGAAAGGAACAGGCAAAAAAACTATTCCCATACTATTGCGATATAAAATGGATATCTGAAGATGTATTACGTGTTATTTTAAAGTTTTTAGATGAAGTTGATATAAAAGAGAATTCAGAATTAAAAAGTATTGAAAAAGTTTCAGAAATGGTTACTATTCATTTGTTATCATTATATTACATATCATTTTTAAGGGGAGAAGGTATAGACCTTGATGTATTGTGTGAATCCGACCTTGAGATTAAACGATTAAGAAAATTTGCCGAAGACATGATTAAAAAAATAGAGAGCTCAGAGAATAAAAAATAA
- a CDS encoding DUF2098 domain-containing protein — protein sequence MVQDINNKEIMVGSYVRYINTGTKGIVKEIKEIDGEEWVVLDNDLMYKPYILEIIEYDNENEEVDEKELIKKVLENEEVDLSGSLDTDSCGAG from the coding sequence ATGGTTCAGGACATTAACAATAAAGAAATCATGGTAGGTTCCTACGTAAGGTACATAAACACCGGGACCAAAGGAATTGTAAAAGAGATAAAAGAAATAGATGGTGAGGAGTGGGTAGTTTTAGATAACGACCTCATGTATAAGCCATATATATTGGAAATCATCGAATATGACAATGAAAATGAAGAAGTAGATGAAAAAGAACTGATAAAAAAAGTTTTAGAAAATGAAGAAGTAGATTTAAGTGGTTCTTTAGACACGGATTCATGCGGTGCTGGATAA
- the acsB gene encoding acetyl-CoA decarbonylase/synthase complex subunit alpha/beta, whose product MVVENIIEGAKKVLSLTKESLKDVENKPVGYKDTNYNLPTIRGLLGKEIKNLDELKEFINSLEVKEEATLENALDAGVLTLMCAEALETLKYATEEEPYKEPYVGFIPDKIIRDLGVPLVEGKIPAIFVVIGKVGDSEKLKKLIDDIKKRNILTLFIGDIVKELDEAGIEYGLDKLLVPVGEGITSAAHAANLAIRVPLIYGGIEPGKTEDIIDYIKNKVPAIVIALGEIDDITLSAGAGCIKAGVPVITNNPVPEIKGALESSDIDNIVENALKMKNIEVRTVTEMDETEIPVSVGPMNEGERVRGPDMHVELAGPKSFGFELVTVVDEASDEVKIIGKDIKDMEEGSRSPFAVIIRVSGDNLEEDLEGVLERRIHEFFNYIEGVMHLNQRDSVWIRVNKNAAKKGLSLQHIGKIVQSLYKAEFPFIKNIDVILITDEEEVKKELENAKQIYDRRDARARDLNEEDVDVFYGCIMCQSFAPTHICVITPNKPALCGGINYFDARAAAKIDPEGPIFEIPKGELIDETKGIYSTINEVVKEKSQGSIEEIALHSIMEKPSTSCGCFEAITFYIPEVDGFGIVHRDFKGETPMGVPFSALAGQCSGGKQVEGFCGMCIEYMRSSKFFQADGGWKRVVWMPSELKERVKESIPEELLDKIATEENVSDTNELQEFLRSKAHPIVESWTEMAEPEMEEAVEEAGFEGDFESSAGSDFVVPTMELPAGFGGLPSNFKIILKNAVIKAEKIIITKEDGKSKK is encoded by the coding sequence ATGGTCGTTGAAAATATAATTGAAGGGGCCAAAAAGGTGTTAAGTTTAACAAAAGAAAGCCTGAAAGATGTAGAAAACAAACCAGTGGGTTACAAAGATACAAACTATAATTTACCTACAATACGCGGGCTACTTGGAAAAGAGATCAAGAACCTTGACGAATTGAAAGAATTTATAAATTCTCTCGAAGTTAAAGAAGAAGCTACCTTAGAAAATGCCCTTGATGCAGGGGTTTTAACCTTAATGTGTGCAGAGGCTTTAGAAACTCTAAAGTATGCTACAGAAGAAGAACCCTATAAGGAACCTTATGTTGGATTTATCCCTGATAAAATTATAAGGGATTTAGGGGTCCCACTTGTAGAAGGAAAGATTCCAGCCATTTTTGTAGTTATTGGGAAAGTAGGGGATAGTGAAAAATTAAAGAAATTAATTGATGACATAAAAAAGAGAAATATTTTGACCTTATTTATTGGGGACATTGTTAAAGAATTGGATGAAGCAGGTATAGAGTACGGACTGGATAAGCTATTAGTTCCAGTTGGAGAAGGTATAACCTCCGCAGCTCATGCTGCAAACCTTGCCATAAGGGTGCCTTTAATATATGGAGGTATTGAACCTGGAAAAACAGAAGATATAATCGACTACATAAAAAATAAAGTTCCCGCAATTGTTATAGCATTGGGGGAAATTGATGATATAACCTTATCAGCAGGTGCTGGATGTATAAAGGCGGGGGTTCCTGTTATAACAAACAACCCAGTTCCTGAAATAAAAGGAGCTCTGGAAAGTTCAGACATTGATAATATTGTAGAAAATGCTTTAAAAATGAAAAATATTGAGGTAAGGACGGTGACAGAAATGGACGAAACAGAAATTCCTGTATCAGTAGGGCCTATGAATGAAGGAGAAAGAGTAAGAGGTCCAGACATGCATGTTGAACTTGCAGGACCTAAGTCATTTGGTTTTGAACTTGTAACGGTAGTAGATGAAGCTTCTGATGAGGTTAAAATAATTGGAAAAGACATTAAAGACATGGAAGAAGGTAGTAGATCACCTTTTGCAGTAATCATCAGAGTTAGTGGAGATAATCTGGAAGAAGATTTAGAAGGAGTATTGGAAAGAAGAATCCACGAGTTTTTCAACTACATAGAAGGTGTCATGCACTTAAACCAAAGAGATAGCGTCTGGATCAGAGTAAACAAAAACGCTGCTAAAAAAGGTTTAAGTCTCCAACACATAGGAAAAATTGTTCAAAGTTTATATAAGGCAGAATTTCCATTCATAAAGAATATAGATGTCATATTGATCACAGATGAGGAGGAAGTTAAAAAAGAATTGGAAAACGCAAAACAAATCTACGACAGAAGAGATGCAAGAGCCAGGGATTTAAATGAAGAAGATGTTGATGTATTTTACGGATGCATCATGTGTCAAAGTTTTGCTCCTACCCACATCTGTGTTATAACCCCTAACAAACCTGCATTATGTGGTGGTATAAACTACTTTGATGCCAGAGCTGCAGCAAAAATAGATCCTGAAGGTCCAATATTTGAGATACCTAAAGGAGAATTAATAGATGAAACTAAAGGCATCTATAGTACTATAAATGAGGTAGTTAAAGAGAAATCACAGGGTTCAATCGAAGAAATAGCATTACATAGTATAATGGAAAAACCTTCAACCTCATGTGGTTGCTTTGAAGCCATTACCTTCTATATCCCAGAAGTTGATGGATTTGGTATTGTCCATAGGGACTTTAAAGGAGAAACCCCGATGGGCGTTCCATTCTCAGCACTTGCAGGACAGTGTAGTGGTGGAAAACAGGTTGAAGGTTTCTGTGGAATGTGTATTGAATACATGAGGTCATCTAAATTCTTCCAGGCCGATGGAGGATGGAAAAGAGTTGTATGGATGCCTAGTGAATTAAAAGAAAGGGTTAAAGAATCAATCCCTGAAGAATTGCTTGATAAAATAGCAACAGAAGAGAACGTATCAGATACAAACGAATTACAGGAATTCTTAAGAAGCAAAGCCCACCCAATCGTTGAAAGTTGGACTGAAATGGCTGAACCTGAAATGGAGGAAGCTGTTGAAGAAGCAGGATTTGAAGGCGACTTTGAAAGTTCAGCAGGTTCTGACTTTGTAGTTCCTACCATGGAATTACCTGCAGGATTTGGAGGACTACCGTCTAACTTCAAGATAATACTTAAAAATGCAGTTATTAAAGCTGAAAAGATAATAATAACAAAAGAAGATGGAAAATCAAAAAAATAA
- a CDS encoding TIGR03576 family pyridoxal phosphate-dependent enzyme translates to MDANDELKRLERAREIIREIIREKGRENLYDLTGIAGGFEISGEDICILETYIGPALFSEKLNELGIQHLKGDSKLHKAVGFNRTSSAILATIMALSSHLNKVVHYVPEKPSHPSIPKSCKIFSLEYFESDCLDEVLELIDSKTLTIITGATMDHKIVNLETARKIIHHSKENGSIIFMDDASGARLRLLYNQPSALELGADLAVTSTDKLMNGPRAGLMGGRKDLIDKIYSMGLKYGLEAQAPILAAMVNALKSFRLDGLKKAFERAKKIDLHPLEKLGLVCEKTPTGFVIKNFSDEESVKIALNLLKNHGIITIAAVGMPGASKTLRIDFCSKDAEVVSNEYIINAIIDSIIVE, encoded by the coding sequence ATGGATGCTAACGATGAACTTAAAAGATTGGAACGGGCCAGAGAAATAATAAGAGAAATCATCAGGGAAAAAGGCCGAGAAAACCTATATGACCTCACAGGAATTGCAGGAGGCTTCGAAATAAGTGGTGAAGATATTTGTATTCTTGAAACATACATTGGGCCCGCATTATTCTCAGAAAAATTAAACGAATTAGGAATTCAACATTTAAAAGGAGATTCAAAATTACATAAAGCCGTAGGGTTCAATAGAACTTCATCTGCAATATTGGCAACCATTATGGCTTTATCAAGCCACTTAAATAAAGTTGTCCATTATGTTCCTGAAAAACCATCGCATCCTTCAATTCCAAAAAGCTGTAAAATCTTCAGCCTTGAATACTTTGAAAGTGACTGCCTTGATGAAGTATTGGAACTCATAGATAGTAAAACGCTAACCATAATCACCGGAGCCACCATGGATCATAAAATAGTTAATCTAGAAACTGCAAGAAAGATAATTCACCATAGCAAAGAAAATGGATCCATCATTTTTATGGATGATGCATCGGGTGCCAGACTAAGGTTACTTTACAATCAACCATCTGCACTTGAATTAGGTGCTGATTTAGCAGTAACTAGTACTGACAAGCTAATGAACGGACCAAGAGCGGGTTTAATGGGTGGAAGAAAAGATTTAATAGATAAAATATATTCAATGGGTTTAAAATACGGCTTAGAAGCTCAAGCACCTATTTTAGCTGCCATGGTAAATGCTCTTAAAAGTTTTAGATTAGATGGTTTAAAAAAGGCATTTGAAAGGGCTAAAAAAATTGATTTACATCCTCTGGAAAAATTGGGATTAGTATGTGAAAAGACTCCAACAGGGTTTGTAATCAAAAACTTCTCAGATGAAGAATCAGTAAAGATTGCCCTAAATCTACTTAAAAATCATGGAATAATAACAATAGCAGCAGTGGGAATGCCTGGAGCAAGTAAAACATTGAGAATAGACTTTTGCTCAAAAGATGCTGAAGTAGTCTCAAATGAGTACATTATAAACGCAATTATTGATTCAATTATCGTTGAATAA
- the hisF gene encoding imidazole glycerol phosphate synthase subunit HisF yields MLTKRIIPCLDIKEGRVVKGTNFLQLKDAGDPVELSKIYNEQGADELVFLDITASYEKRDILIDLVERTAEQVFIPLTVGGGIKSVEDFRRILRAGADKISINTAAVKNPNLIKEAADIFGAQCVVVAIDAKRNYVTEDELSSKKLEDKYVIKVDDNKYCWFEVYIYGGREGTGIDVIEWAKEAEELGAGEILLTSMDADGTKDGYDNHLTKAVSENTKLPVIASGGCGCAEHVYDTFKYGKADAALMASILHYREYTVEDIKNYLRERNIPVRI; encoded by the coding sequence ATGCTTACTAAGAGAATTATCCCATGTCTCGACATTAAAGAAGGTAGAGTAGTTAAAGGTACTAACTTCTTACAGTTGAAAGATGCTGGGGATCCGGTAGAACTGTCCAAGATATACAACGAACAAGGGGCCGATGAATTAGTATTCCTAGATATCACTGCATCCTATGAAAAAAGAGACATACTAATTGATTTGGTTGAGAGAACTGCGGAACAGGTTTTTATCCCACTAACCGTTGGTGGAGGCATAAAATCAGTTGAAGATTTTAGAAGAATACTAAGAGCCGGTGCTGACAAAATATCAATAAACACTGCTGCAGTTAAAAACCCAAATCTCATAAAAGAAGCTGCAGATATATTCGGAGCTCAGTGTGTGGTTGTGGCCATTGATGCAAAAAGAAACTATGTAACTGAAGATGAACTGAGCTCTAAGAAGTTGGAAGATAAATACGTTATTAAAGTCGATGATAACAAATACTGTTGGTTTGAAGTTTACATCTACGGAGGTAGAGAAGGAACAGGGATTGACGTGATTGAATGGGCCAAGGAGGCTGAGGAGTTAGGGGCTGGAGAAATATTATTAACAAGTATGGATGCAGATGGTACCAAAGATGGTTACGATAACCATTTAACAAAAGCCGTATCAGAAAATACCAAACTCCCAGTTATTGCAAGTGGCGGTTGCGGCTGTGCAGAACATGTCTATGACACATTTAAATATGGAAAAGCGGATGCAGCTTTGATGGCCAGTATTTTACACTACCGGGAATACACCGTTGAAGATATAAAAAATTATTTAAGAGAAAGGAATATTCCCGTCAGAATTTAA